In Kutzneria kofuensis, the DNA window GTCCCCGCCGCCGCAGGCGGCCAGCGGCAGGGTCAGCGCGGCGACGGCCAGTCCCGCGGCGATGGTGCGTGCCCGCATGGGCGCCTCCCCTTGGTCGACTGCGACGTGGACCACAACAGGGGGCGACCGTAAATCCGGTGATCGAACAAAGTCAACGCACGGTCGCCAGTTGGCCGCCGTTCGTGACAAGAACGGACATTGTCACGGGTTGTCACCGGTCGGGTTGAGCACGCGGGCCAGGAACGTCCGGGTCCGCTCCTGCGTCGGCGCGCCGATGACCTGCTCCGGCGGGCCCTGCTCGACGACAACGCCGCCGTCCATGAACAGCACCGTGTCCGCGACCTCGCGGGCGAACTGCATCTCGTGCGTCACCACGAGCATCGTCATGCCCTCATCGGCCAGCGCCCGCATCACACCCAGCACGTCGCCGACCAGCTCCGGGTCCAAGGCGGACGTCGGCTCGTCGAACAGCATCACCTGCGGATCCATGGACAGCGCCCGGGCGATCGCCGCCCGCTGCTGCTGGCCGCCGGACAGCTGCGACGGCATCGACCGCTCGCGGCCGGCCAGGCCCACCTTCTCCAGGTTCCGCTTGGCGACCCGCTCGGCCTCCTCCCGGTTGCGCCCCAACACCTTGCGCTGCGCGATGGTCAGGTTGTCCAGCACGGTGAGGTGGTTGAACAGGTTGAAGCTCTGGAACACCATGCCCAGCCGGCGGCGGGCCTTGTCGATGTCCACGTCCGGGTCGGTCAGCTCGGTGCCGTCGACCACGACCTTGCCGGAATCGGGCTGCTCCAACAGGTTCACGCAGCGCAGCAGCGTCGACTTGCCCGAGCCGGACGGGCCGATGATGCACACCACGTCGCCGCGGTCGACGGTCAGGTCGATGCCGCGCAACACCTCAAGCGAGCCGAAGGCCTTGTGCAGCCCGGAAATCTCGATGACGCTCATGACAGAACCTCAAGCCTCGCTTCGACGCCGGCCGCGTTCACGAACCCGCTCACGACATGACCTCCAGGCCCTGCTTCGACTCGCCGCTCGTGCGCCGCTCCAGGTACCGCGACAGGTACGACAGCGGGATCGTGATGATCAGGTAGCACAGGCCGGCGACGATCAGCGGCGTCATCGACTGCACGGTGTTCATCGCGTCCCGGCCGAACTTGGTCAGCTCGTACTCGGTTCCGGTCAGGCCGAGCAGGTAGATCAGCGAGGAGTCCTTGGCCAGGAGGATCAGCTCGTTGGTCAGCGGCGGCAGCACGATCCGGAACGCCTGCGGGATCACGATCGACACCATCGCGCGGGTCTGCGACATGCCCAGTGACCGGGCCGCCTCCAGCTGCCCCTTCGGCACGGCCTGGATGCCGGCGCGGATCGTCTCCGCCATGTACGCGGCGCCGACGAGGCCGAGCGCCACGATCACCGTGCTCAGGGTGGTGAACCGGATGTGGAACGCGATCGGCACACCGAAGCCGAAGGCCAGGAACACCAGCAGCGCCGGCACGCCACGGAAGAATTCGATGTAGACGGTCGCGATCCAGCGGTACGGCGGCACCGACGACAACCGCATCAGCGCCAGGATCAGGCCGAGGACCAACCCGAACGCGAAGCCCAGCACCGTGTACTTGATGGTGTTGACCAGCGCCACGGACAGCACGTCCGGGAACAGCTGGCGGGCCGCGTCCAGGTCGAAGAAGCCGCGCTGGATGTCGCGCCAGTTCGCGGCGAAGGCGAGCACCAGGACGACGACCACCAGCACGCCGTACTGCGTGCCGCGGATCGCCGTCCGGCGCTGCCGACGGGTCAGCGCCACGGGTCAGCCCTTGGTCGTGGTGGTCGGGGTCGCCGACGTCGAGTCGCCCGGCTGCCACGACGGCCGCTTGCCGAACCACTTCTGGTACGCCGACGCGTAGGTGCCGTCCGTGGCCGAGGCCTTGATCGCGTCGTTGAGCACCTTCAGCAGCGCCGAGTTGCCCTTGCGCACGCCGAATCCGTACTGCTCGTTGGTGTTGAACTCGGCGCTGACCTGCGTGTCCGGGTTCTTCTTGGCGTAGTCGTAGAGGATGCCGTTGTCGTTGATGGACGCGTCCACCTGGCCGGTCTTGACCGCCGCTTCCAGCAGCGCCGAGTCCTCGAAGGCCACCGCGGTGATGACGCCGCCGTTCTTGGCGTTCCAGCCCTTGATGTAGGCCTCGCCGGTGGTGTCCGACTGCACGCCGACCTTCTTGCCGGCCAGCGACTCCAGCGTCTTGTAGTCGTTGCCGGTCTTGGTCAGCAGCGCCTGCGTCGCCTGGAAGTACGGGATGGTGAAGTCGAAGTTCTTGGCCCGGGTCTCGTTGATGGTGATCGCGCCCGCGACCACGTCGCACTGGTTGGAGTTGAGGTCCGCGCCGGACTTGATGCCGTCGAACGGCGTGTCGATCACCTGCTGCGGCACGTTCAGCTTCTTGGCCGCGAAGTCGACCACGTCCACGTCGAAGCCGACGACCTTGTCGCCGTCCTTGTACTGGAACGGCACGTACGGCAGGTGCGCGCAGGTGAGCAGCTTGCCGGACTGGACGAGCTGCACCCCGTCCGTGCCGGGGCCGGACGTGGACGTCGACTCGACGCAGCCGCCGGCGACGAGCGCGACGGCGACCGCCGGGATCACGGTCCACACCTTCAGGCGGGTCACAGGGCTCTCCCTCGTCCGGAGTACTGGTGATCGGCAATCCTGCCACCGGACGGGCCCGCTGCCCACTTGACCGGACGCGCGACCACCATCCGGAATACCGTCGGGCCCATGAGGGGACTAGCGATACTCGCCGCTGCCGGCCTGTTACTGGGCGGAGCGGCCACCGCGCAGGCAGCGCCCGCCGCCGTCGCGCACGAGCAGTTCACATTCCAGTTCGGCGACGTCGCCGGCGGCGGCCAGCTGGACTACCCGACCAACGTCGCGCACGCGCCGGTGGTGGTGCTCATCCCCGGCTCCGGCCCGGAGAACCGCGACGCCAACGTCCTCGGCAAGTCGCACATCTTCGCCGACATCTCGAACGCGCTGACCGCCCGCGGCTTCGCCGTGATGCGCTACGACAAGCGGTACGTCAACGCCGACGGCACAGTCGACCAGAGCTTCTTCACCAAGCTGGACCTGCCGAAGATGCTCGACGACGCCGGTACCGTGCTCGCCGCCGCCGAGGCCGACCAGCACGTCGACCCGCACCGGGTGTTCCTGTACGGCTGGAGCGAGGGCAGCACCGTCGCCGCCGCGCTGGCCGTGAAGCACCCGGAGTTGGCCGGCGTCGCGTTCCAGGGCCCGGTGACCGAGGGCTGGCGGGACCTGTTCACCGACCAGGCGACCCGGGTCGCCCGGCCGTACCTGCGGACCTTCGGCTCCCAGCTGGCGCCGGCCGACCTGCGGCGGGCCGCCACCGGTGGCGGCGGGCTGGTCGCCACGGAGTACATCGGCTTCGTGGCGCCCGGGTCGTACCAGGGCGACTTCACCGTCAGCCCGACCTTCGACGCCAACGGCGACGGCAAGCTGGACGTGGACACCGAGTTCCTGCCCGGCCTGCAGAAGACGTTCGACGCCCAGTTCCAGCCGGGCGGTGTCTTCCAGATCTACGCCCCGGACCGGGCGCTGCCGTCCGTGCTGGACCAGGCTCGGGCGCTGGCGAAGTTCCCGACGCTGGTCCTGCAGGGCGGGCGGGACGCGAATGTGCCGCCGACCGGGGCGTTCCGGCTGAACGCTGCCCTCCACGGCGGCGACCACTCGCTGCGCTTCTACCCGACGCTGGGCCACTCGCTGGGCCGGACGCCGTCGCTGCTGGCCGACGACTTCCAGCCCATCGACCAGCAGCCGCTGAACGACCTGGCCTGCTGGCTGTCAGAGCACCTTCGCCAGAAATGACCTGGTCCGCTCGTGCTGCGGATCGGCGATCACGTCCCGTGGCGCGCCCTGCTCCACCACGACACCGCCGTCCATGAACACGAGCGAGTCGCCGACCTCGCGCGCGAAGCCCATCTCGTGCGTGACCACCACCATGGTCATGCCGTCGGCGGCGAGCTGGCGCATCACCGCCAGCACGTCGCCGACGAGCTCCGGGTCCAGCGCCGAGGTCGGCTCGTCGAACAGCATCAACTTCGGCCGCATCGCCAGCGCCCGGGCGATCGCCACCCGCTGCTGCTGGCCGCCGGAGAGCTGGTTGGGGTAGGCGCTCGCCTTCTCCGCCAGGCCCACCTGGGCCAGCAGCTGCATCGCGTGCTCCCGGGCCTGCGCCTTCGGCTCCCGCTTGACCTGGACCGGCGCCTCCATCACGTTCTCCACCGCCGTCATGTGCGGGAACAGGTTGAAGCGCTGGAACACCATGCCGATCTCGCGGCGCTTGCGGGCCACGTCCCGGTCGTGCAGCTCGTAGAGCTTGTCGCCCTTCTGCGTGTAGCCGACCAGCTCGCCGTCCACCCACAGCCGGCCCGCGTTGATCTTCTCCAGGTGGTTGACGCAGCGCAGCAGCGTGGACTTGCCCGAGCCGGACGGGCCGATCACGCACATCACCTCGCCCGGCCGCACCTGCAGGTCGATGCCCCTGAGCACCTCGGTGCGGCCGAAGCTCTTGTGGACCCCCTCGGCCTTGACCATCAGATCGGTCACGGTGCCACCTTCACCTTCGGCCACTGGTCACCGTCCCCCGCGCGAAGTGCTTCTCGATCCAGCTCTGGATCACCGTCAGCACCGAGGTCAGCAGCAGGTACCAGAGCGCCGCCACGATCAGCAGCGGGATGGTCTGGAAGTTGCGCGAGTAGATCTGCTGCACGGCCGTCATCAGCTCGAAGTACGCGATCACCACCACCAGCGACGTCGTCTTCAGCATGGAGATCGTCTCGTTGCCGGTCGGCGGGATGATCACCCGCATCGCCTGCGGCAGCACGATCCGGCGCAGGATCTTCGCCCGGGTCATGCCCAGCGCCTCGGCCGCCTCGGTCTGCCCGTGGTCCACCGACAGCAGGCCGCCGCGCACGATCTCCGCCATGTAGGCCGCCTCGTTCAGGCCGAGGCCGAGCAGGGCCGCGGTGAACGGGGCGATCAGCGAGTTGGTGTCCACGCTGACGAACGTCGGCCCGAACGGGATGCCCAGGCCCAGCCGGGGATACAGCGCCGCGAGGTAGAACCAGAACAGCAGCTGCGTGATCACCGGCGTGCCCCGGAACAGCCAGATGTAGGCCGCCGCCGCCCACGACAGCAGCGGGTTCGCCGACAATCGCATCACCGCGAGCAGGATCCCGCCGGCCACGCCGATCGCCATCGACAACACGGTGAGGATCAGCGTGTTCTTCAGCCCGTTGAGAATGCTGGACGTGGTCAGGTACTTGCCGACCACCTCCCAGTGGAAGTTCTCGTTGGTGACCAGGCTGTGCGCCAGCATCGCGGCGAGCACGAGGATGACCGCGCCGGCCAGCCACCGACCGGGGTGGCGGACCGGCACGGCCTGAATCGGGTTCGACACCGTCGCGGCCTCAGCTGGAGGTCTGCGGGTTCAGCTCGGACTTGGTGATCGCGCCCGATCCGACGCCCCACTTGTCCAGGATCTTCTTGTACGTGCCGTCGTCCATCATGGCCTGCACCGCGCCCTGGACCGCCTTGGCGAAGTCGCCCTTGTTCTTGGCCACGCCGATGCCGTAGGGCGCGTTGGCGTAGGAGTTGCCGACCTTCTCCAGCTGCCCGTTGGTCTGCTTGAGCGCGTAGTCCACCACCGGCGAGTCGGCCAGCATCGCGTCCGCGCGCTTGGAGGTCAGCGCCAGCGCCACGTCCGTCTGCGCCTGGAACTCGGAGATGGTGATCGCCAGCTTGCCGCCCTGGGTGCAGGCGGCCGAGCGGGCCGCCAGGTCGTCGGACTGGGTGGTGCCCTTCTGCACCGCCACGGTGTGGCCGCACAGGGTGTCCAGGCTCAGGCTGCCCGGGTTGCCCTTGAGCACGGCCATCGAGGTGCCGGCGGTGAAGTAGCTGACCATGTCCACGGTCTGCAAGCGCTCGGTGTTCACGCTGAACGAGGACATCGCCAGTTCGAACTTGCCGGCCGACAGGCCGGCGAGGATGCCGTCGAAGCTCGCCGCCTGGAACTCCGCGGTCAGGCCCAGCTCCTGGGCGATCGCGCCGCCCAGGTCGATGTCCATGCCCACGGTCTTGTTGTTGTCGTCCACGAACTCGTTCGGCGCGTACGTGGTGTCGGTGCCGATGACCAGCTTGCCGTCCTTGGCGACGTCCGCCGGCACCATCGCCGCCAGCGTCGCGTTCTTGCTCGGCCCGGTGACGGCGGTGGTCGAGGAGCCGGCGCTGCCGGTGTCACCGCTGCCGTTGCCGGTCGCGCCGCATCCGGCGGCGAGCAGCAGCACGATGGGCAGGGCCAGCACGGCTCTCGCTGCGGGTCTGGACAAGGCGGCCTCCGCTCATTGTCGGTTTTGCCGCATCCTGTCACCCGATCGAGTTAGTTCCTAGAGGTTCAATGGTTACGTTTTGTCACGACCTGTCGCCCAAGTGGCGGAAAAGTTACCTACCGTGATGTCTGGGTGTGGCCAGCAGCCGGGCGACCAGGGCGGTCCAGCCGGTCTGGTGGGTGGCGCCGAGGCCCTCCCCGGTGTCGCCGTCGAAGTACTCGCTGAAGGTGATGTGCGGCCGCCACAGCGGTGAGTCGGTGGCCTCGATGCGCTTGCCGTCGCAGGGACGGCTGCCGTCGGCGGTGGGCAGGAAGATGCTGACCAGGCGGCGGGCCAGCTCGTCGGCGGCCTGGCCGGCGGTGACGGCGTGCCCGCTGCCGGTGGGCAGGTCCACATGGAACTGGCCGTCGTGGAAGTCGTCGACCTGGCGCAGCGCCTCCACCAGCAGCGCGTTGGTGGGGAACCAGATCGGCCCGCGCCAGTTGGAGTTGCCGCCGAACATCGGCGTCATCGACTCGCCCGGCTCGTAGCCGATCATGTGGGCCTGGCCGGCGAACTGCACGTCGACGCCGTCCCGGTGGGCCGCGGACAGCGAGCGGATGCCGTGCGGGGACAGGAACTCCGACTCGTCGAACATTCGGGACAGCACCCGGCCGAGCTTCTTGGCGTCCAGCAGCGCGAGACTGGCCCGGCGCTCGTCGCCGACCTGCTGCCAGGTGATGAACTGGGCGAACTCGGGCTGCTTGCGCAGGAGGTAGTCCAGCCGGCTGGTGAACCCGTGCAGCTCGGCGAACACCCATGGCTCCAGCACGGCCTGCGCCAGCACCGGCATCAGCCCGACCATGGACCGCACCCGGACCGGCTCGGACTCGATGCTGCCGTCCGGCCGCCGCCGCGACACC includes these proteins:
- a CDS encoding amino acid ABC transporter ATP-binding protein, yielding MSVIEISGLHKAFGSLEVLRGIDLTVDRGDVVCIIGPSGSGKSTLLRCVNLLEQPDSGKVVVDGTELTDPDVDIDKARRRLGMVFQSFNLFNHLTVLDNLTIAQRKVLGRNREEAERVAKRNLEKVGLAGRERSMPSQLSGGQQQRAAIARALSMDPQVMLFDEPTSALDPELVGDVLGVMRALADEGMTMLVVTHEMQFAREVADTVLFMDGGVVVEQGPPEQVIGAPTQERTRTFLARVLNPTGDNP
- a CDS encoding amino acid ABC transporter permease — protein: MALTRRQRRTAIRGTQYGVLVVVVLVLAFAANWRDIQRGFFDLDAARQLFPDVLSVALVNTIKYTVLGFAFGLVLGLILALMRLSSVPPYRWIATVYIEFFRGVPALLVFLAFGFGVPIAFHIRFTTLSTVIVALGLVGAAYMAETIRAGIQAVPKGQLEAARSLGMSQTRAMVSIVIPQAFRIVLPPLTNELILLAKDSSLIYLLGLTGTEYELTKFGRDAMNTVQSMTPLIVAGLCYLIITIPLSYLSRYLERRTSGESKQGLEVMS
- a CDS encoding ABC transporter substrate-binding protein; translated protein: MTRLKVWTVIPAVAVALVAGGCVESTSTSGPGTDGVQLVQSGKLLTCAHLPYVPFQYKDGDKVVGFDVDVVDFAAKKLNVPQQVIDTPFDGIKSGADLNSNQCDVVAGAITINETRAKNFDFTIPYFQATQALLTKTGNDYKTLESLAGKKVGVQSDTTGEAYIKGWNAKNGGVITAVAFEDSALLEAAVKTGQVDASINDNGILYDYAKKNPDTQVSAEFNTNEQYGFGVRKGNSALLKVLNDAIKASATDGTYASAYQKWFGKRPSWQPGDSTSATPTTTTKG
- a CDS encoding alpha/beta hydrolase family protein; this translates as MRGLAILAAAGLLLGGAATAQAAPAAVAHEQFTFQFGDVAGGGQLDYPTNVAHAPVVVLIPGSGPENRDANVLGKSHIFADISNALTARGFAVMRYDKRYVNADGTVDQSFFTKLDLPKMLDDAGTVLAAAEADQHVDPHRVFLYGWSEGSTVAAALAVKHPELAGVAFQGPVTEGWRDLFTDQATRVARPYLRTFGSQLAPADLRRAATGGGGLVATEYIGFVAPGSYQGDFTVSPTFDANGDGKLDVDTEFLPGLQKTFDAQFQPGGVFQIYAPDRALPSVLDQARALAKFPTLVLQGGRDANVPPTGAFRLNAALHGGDHSLRFYPTLGHSLGRTPSLLADDFQPIDQQPLNDLACWLSEHLRQK
- a CDS encoding amino acid ABC transporter ATP-binding protein, yielding MVKAEGVHKSFGRTEVLRGIDLQVRPGEVMCVIGPSGSGKSTLLRCVNHLEKINAGRLWVDGELVGYTQKGDKLYELHDRDVARKRREIGMVFQRFNLFPHMTAVENVMEAPVQVKREPKAQAREHAMQLLAQVGLAEKASAYPNQLSGGQQQRVAIARALAMRPKLMLFDEPTSALDPELVGDVLAVMRQLAADGMTMVVVTHEMGFAREVGDSLVFMDGGVVVEQGAPRDVIADPQHERTRSFLAKVL
- a CDS encoding amino acid ABC transporter permease; translated protein: MSNPIQAVPVRHPGRWLAGAVILVLAAMLAHSLVTNENFHWEVVGKYLTTSSILNGLKNTLILTVLSMAIGVAGGILLAVMRLSANPLLSWAAAAYIWLFRGTPVITQLLFWFYLAALYPRLGLGIPFGPTFVSVDTNSLIAPFTAALLGLGLNEAAYMAEIVRGGLLSVDHGQTEAAEALGMTRAKILRRIVLPQAMRVIIPPTGNETISMLKTTSLVVVIAYFELMTAVQQIYSRNFQTIPLLIVAALWYLLLTSVLTVIQSWIEKHFARGTVTSGRR
- a CDS encoding ABC transporter substrate-binding protein; amino-acid sequence: MSRPAARAVLALPIVLLLAAGCGATGNGSGDTGSAGSSTTAVTGPSKNATLAAMVPADVAKDGKLVIGTDTTYAPNEFVDDNNKTVGMDIDLGGAIAQELGLTAEFQAASFDGILAGLSAGKFELAMSSFSVNTERLQTVDMVSYFTAGTSMAVLKGNPGSLSLDTLCGHTVAVQKGTTQSDDLAARSAACTQGGKLAITISEFQAQTDVALALTSKRADAMLADSPVVDYALKQTNGQLEKVGNSYANAPYGIGVAKNKGDFAKAVQGAVQAMMDDGTYKKILDKWGVGSGAITKSELNPQTSS